The DNA segment TTGATGAAATACTATCAATGATTTGCAAATCTATAATTTACAAAAGGAAACCTTAACATTGTAAGGGAGCGATTTTGGGTGTCTTTTAAGACATTTAGGGGCCTAAATCAAGGGCTTTTCTTCTAACTAAGAAGAGCGGACAAGTACAAGTGTCATACGTTTCGATGTCGTAGGTAGATTATTATGTACCTACCTGTTATGGAGTTAGTTATTTTCATCATCGACACATGAAAGTTAATTCTTTTAAGCATCAACACTAAGTAGTTGCATGAAATTTTTTTAATAGTCGAACTGACCCTCGTAAAGAAAAATAAAGATTTGTTTACGATCAATTTTAAACGACCTCCAAATTAGTAGCATTGCAAACAAAAAATACATATTCATCATAAGAAAATTGACATCAAAAGATCAAACTGCATTCAAATCGAAGGAATAATCAATACTACCATCAACTTTTGAAAAATGTATAATTTAGAAAAGGAAACCATAACTTGTGTAAGGGAGCAAGTTAGGCTTAAAGAAACCCATAAGTTTTTTCGCTAGGTACAAAAACGAAGCCTAAACTAGTTTCCTGAAAGATTTGGGTGTCGGGTGTCTTTTAAATTTAGGGCCTAATGCTAGGACTTTTCTTCTAACAAAGAAAAGTGGACATGGCGATTAATAAACCGATAAAGTGCCAATATACAATGAACAATCTTGTTTGAAAAACATTTGTTGTGTGAAAACAAGAGAGTTCAAGAATTAAGACGAGAATAAACTCATAACAAGAAACCATTCAAGGTTAAAATGTGATCCGGGTTAAAAAAAGGTAGGACGTAAAGGGTTGACGAATCTCTACCAAGTCAGGTGACATGTTCAAATGACATGCTTTGGTCTTTTTTTGAAGTTTTAGAATACTTTGTAAAAAAAGGAGGTAATTTGAATCACAACCAATTATAATTTTATGTTTTTAACCATATTATAAACAGGCCCAAAATAATTGTACAAATTAAATTCTTTCTAAAAGGTATTTTAATTTGTAAATTTACGGTACACCACATGTCTTTTGGACCATGAAGGGTGAAAAGTGGAGAAACAGTTGTACCTCTTTACCCCCAACATACACCAATTTGTACATGAGTATTAACACCATTTAACATATGAATAATGTATTTACATTCAAAACAGATTTTTAACATGATTAAGAGTTAGGGTGCATAGGGCAACTTCGGCAAACCCAATCGGGTGAATCAAGTAGTTTTCGGAACACTGTCGCATATGAACGGGGTAGTGTGTTCTGTGAAGAGAATTGGGTTCGTGAACCTTAAGAGAAAATGAGATGCCATTTCCTCATTGGAATTTGGGTACTTTGGGATCAAGTTAAAATCTCTACTCTACAAGTAGacttgctatttgtgggattactcgttatgattgattgattgatttggTTCAAGTTAAAAATGTCCTTTGCAATTTGAGTAAAAGTGAGGCGCATtcccttgtttttttttttgaacgtccaacaaaaaagatatttaattttCCAAATTGGTCAATCACAAACTGTTAACCCGGCAATATTACATAGACACCAACTTCAATACATCAAACCCTCGTACACGATAAATCAAAGTTACACCAATCGACCCACGTTAGGGCATGACATTTCGCTCTATTCCTTATCTAAAGATACCCATAAGTTCTAATTCCCTCTTTGATTTTCCCCAGGTGCATTCCCTTGTTGGTGGGTTCAATTTGAATACTTTGGGTGCTTTTAGGAGTGCCCAAAGTCGACGTAAAAAGTTGTGAAAGCACATGGGCAAAATTTTAAAACAAGTATGGTAGGGTGGGAAATTTAGAACATACCCCATTTaccatttttaaataattttttattttttattttttattttaataaataatatGTTAGAACTAGATTTAATTGTATTGTTATTGGCTAAAGAAACAGGTTTTGAAATGATGTACATATCATCTCAGAAGACACTAAGGAACTCTTCTGGTTTGGATTATGCTATTGGAGATAaggttgtaaacgaaccaaatAGAACCTAACGTTCGATTTATTTATAAACCTATTCATACATCTTTGATGAACATATTTCATTAATGTGATTATTCATTTTTACATTTTCGGCATAAATTTGAAATAGTTAATGGACCAAAACATACTCAATTACATCCAATCAACTTAACCTTGAGTCTAACATGTTACGAGATGGTTGACAAACTAATAGAAAACCAGTACCACATTGTAAATTGTTGTCGCTGCATCATCACACGGAGGATTGATAAACTAACATAAACGAGTACTGAGTTGCAAATTACTATTGTCACAACATCGCGCAAGTTCCCTACTAGCTCAAAAACAGTTTAACCACTATATCAGGCAGTTGAACCCGTGAAccgatttttaaaacattggttaaAAGGAAGTCAGAATACTACGATGAATGCAAGGCACGTGAGCATGATGGAGTTGTATGTATCACCATAGCTGACGTGTCATTTACCCACTTTCACTTCACCAGTCAACCACAATAAAAACAAACACCCACACACACATTTAAACCCCCTCACCAACACTCACATTCTCAACTCACACTTCTTCCACCACCACCGATGACCACCGTATCTCCATCACCGTCACCGTCACCGTCACCGTCATCATCAGTTTCATGGATACCGAACTCATTACCAAAACCTCCGGTTTGCTTCAGTCCACCGTTGATAGGAATGGTTGTGATCATCGCCACCGCCTTCTTCACAATCACATATTCCCGCGCAATTTCCCGCCGATTCCTCCTCCTCCGGTGCCGTTACCGCCAGTGGCGACGGCGGCGACGCCTCCTTCGGTCATACGTGCCGTCTTCTGTCGGAAACGGCGACATCGAATCTCCGTACTCCGGTGAAGAATCGTATGATCCAGCTTATGGTTACGGTTATCAACAGTTCGCACAGTACGGTTTAGATGATGCAATGATTAAAACGATTCCGCTTTCCGTTCACACTAGAAAAAGCAGTGTTCATGAATGTGCAGTTTGTTTACTGGAGTTTGAAGATGACGATTACGTTCGTACTTTACCGGTGTgttttcattcctttcatgtcGATTGTATCGATATTTGGCTCAGATGTCACGCTAACTGTCCGCTTTGTAGATCTAGTGTTTTCCGGCCAGAATCACCGTTCATTTCGGTCATGTCACCGAGAATTCGCCCTAACTTTGATGACGTCATCATTCAGAACGCAATTCTAGAACCTTCTGCGGAACCGGAACCTGAAACAGAACATTCACGCCAAAATTACAATAATAATACTGATGAAATTACACAGGATGTATCTCAATCTCCGGCGAGAGATCGAAATCCGTTGGACGACAGTTTCAACCGGAGAAACTTCCTGCTCAAGCGATCGTACTCGTTCGGATTTGAGCGTAATTTTGGTTCATCGAGGCTCGTCATGGAGACAGCGTCTCCATGGAGATACCGGCGATCAGGAGGAAGCTTCTGGTGCAAGAAACCGTCGCCGTCGCCGTTCAGTTTAACAAAAACCAGAGTATTCTCATTCCGGCAGTCTCGCGGCATGAAATCACCGTTCTTCCGGCGGAGAAGCTGCAGCTTCCTTCCGTTATCGGAGTCCTACGGCGGCGGTTGCGGAAGTAGTTCGTCTCGGCGGAGAAAGTCGTTTGCAAGCCCTAATTTGATTAGACAGGGAATGAGGGTAAATTCCGGTATTGTTTCATCAAGTCGGTTGAGGAGCGGTGATCCAGAAGCGCTACTGTCACCAGAGAGATATGACAGACGGTGAGGATGAGTGACACGTAGGATAGGGGAGGACAGTAGGGACGGTGAAGATTGAATGAGTGTTAATGAGGTAATTAAGGCGCGCCAATTGGGCTGATGAAGCAGCGGACCATTAAGAAGATTTTAAATGGTGTAGTGGGGGGGACTGGGTGAGCATTTATTATCGCCATCACAAATTAAACCTTCTTGTCTATTGACATTAAAGATCGCCATAATTCATCTTTGTTTtctgtatattttttttataattagaaGAAAAATTTGAGGTTATTTTttctattaatatattatattatgatTTAGAAACAGTTTTAATAAGATATTATgtgtataataatttttttttttgaaaatataatgATTAAGTTTAGCGTTAATTACTTAATAGAGAATTTGATGttggtgtttgttttttaactAGAAAACCGGCCTGCGCGCATTGCGCCGCGGCGGCGAACCAAATTGCCATGTATGTGACGAAAAATAATTGTTCAATGTAAAGACATTAACCACAACCAGGTTCTTACCAGTTTCAAACCTATAGCAATTTTCTCTAAAAAATCGATATAAAAGATACCAGCAATAAGGATTATAAAAAGTTAACCATCACTGGATAGCCCAGTGGTGGCCACGGAAAGATAAGGCATGGGGCAACCCAGGTTCGAGTCTTGCCGGGTGAGTTTTCCCCTCCGGGTTTACCTGGGTGATAGAGGTTTCTCATCGAGGGGTTGATGTCGGTTGGTCGGCGTGGGGGCTCTGTAGCgtgggcccggttaagacaacatagtctacATCTCCCGACATACGCGAGTTCTTGATCctcacctttcaaaaaaaaaaaaggattatAAAAAGTTAATATACCAAATCAAAATACAACTATTTCATTAAAAATTTTAAAGCCAAAGAAAGATTTCATTTTCTCCGGGTCAACACTATCCTCCCTCTCCCCTGCATGGAATTTAGATTTAACCCAACAACTTCTCAACTTAATAATGGCATATAAATTGTAAATTTAAGAATATCAAAAAGAGAAAATAATTGCATGTAAATTCAAGAATATCAAAAAAGAGTATCAGCAAATAAAATAATTAGATTAACTAATCTTATCATCTTTGACATACAGACTACTAAATTGGGTTTCTTTtgtttatcacttcaatcatgtTTTTGGACATTCTTTCCTTTATCCATCATTCAACCATGTACCTGGACATAGTTACAATCAGTAATCCACTAAACAATCATTCCATCAAAGCACTTGTAATTTATCAAAATATACGTGAAGATATTTGGGAAGTCATTCGTGACAATAAAGATCTTCGTATCGCAACCCTAGTTGTCAACTATGGGCACGACCTCCTTTTCGCATTGATTTGTGTCACCAAGATCAAATATCTTCTCTCCAGATTTCAACTTTGAACGCTTCAAACCTAACACAGATTACATGGTCCAAAATTCCAAATTGATATGCACAAAAAAATATAGAAAGTTGGGGCCCTTGGAAATCGGGTACCCAAAGCTGATGCTTTGATACACTTACCCTTGGGTCGGCCCTGGGCATAAATACTAACCAGCATGCATCCTTAATGCCTGTAGATTGACAAACAGAAGAAAATAATGTTGTAAATACCAAATGCCATTAAAAATTCTGCTAGAGGTTGGCTGCTGACTTGCTAAAAGTGTACAATACCAAATGAGAAGCGGAAGGAAAACATAAATGTCCAAGATTCCGACTTTGCTATTGCTCGTGTATGCAACTTGAATGTCAAATTCTAAACCAAACCACTTAACTGTATATACTATAAAAGTACTCAGCATTTTTATCACACTTGAAACTTTAACATTTAATAAGTTATATAAAGAGGAAAGCTTCTCTTAAATAATCAATCTCCACACAATCATTTATTGTATTCGACAAAGACTAGGAAAAACAGACATAAACGATACCTTAGCCTCGGCCACCATAGCCCCGGTGGTTCGGATCCAGTCACCAAGAATGGTCCCTCATCAAAATAAAATACATCAAAAAATCTgccatgtatttttttttttttttttttgtatcagCCTGCCCCAGCCCATTCGACCCACACCAAGATGTCTCGCTACTATTAGAATCACTTAATCTTGTCGAGTCTAGAAACTGCACACGAGTAGCTTGTCTGCTTGTGTTTCCATTCATTAAGGTTCGCCCTCTAATGTTTCTGAATTCCACTCCCAATGTAGTTCCTGCTAAGTGTATAATAAAGAGTAGCATGGCTTGTTCACATGAGCAAAACATATCTCAAGAGGTGGCGAAACGGGTCCGGTCTAGGGTGTTAATTCCTAACAGGGCACGGGAATTGTAGGTTTGGGCTTGGTCCATACGGATGTGGGTCGAACCTGTGAAAACATTTACCTTTGCGGGTCATATTCTTGTCAACCCAGCAAGTTCGCAAGTTCCCGTTCTACccatttatttgtttttttagaaCTTGACTAATATAATTAACTTTAAACTTTTGCGGGTCCGGTCTAGGGTGTTAATTTCTAACATGATACGAAAATTGTGGGTTTGGGCTTGGTCCATACGATTTGGGTCGAACCTGTGGAAACGTTACTTTTGCGGGTCATGTTCTTGTCAACCCAGCAGGTTCGCAAGTTGACCCGTTCAACccatttgtttgtttttttagaaTTTGACTAATATAAATAACTTTAAACTATTTGGTTATTTCGCATGGTTTAAACATAAATGCTTCAAAATAATATGTAAATTTAGAGCTTCATAGTAGTAATATGTAAAAACAAAATTAACTCTTTTTCAGGTTAAATGGGTCGTGCACGTGTCAACCCACGAATATGTGTGTTGTGGTTGGATTCATGCGTGTAACATGATTTTCACTTTGCGTGTAACACGAATGATAGAAAGAAAACAATATGTGTGTTGTGCTTGGGTTCATGCTTCAAAATAATATGTAATGACAGCTGTAAGATCTAAGCAATAGGTGCAAGACAAAAGTTTCACGGTGTGGTTTAATTTCCTAGGTCTTTCACACAAAAAGTTGAATGATAATGGTATGAACAAATTGGAAAATCAAAGTTGATTAAGGAGTAATATGATCCCTCAGTTCACCTAAAATGTATTGTTGACTAAAATGATGCATAAACTATAAACTAAAAGAAATATATTTAACCAAATGGAAATTAAACATACCAGATTGAAGCAGACGAACATAAAAGCTATCACCTAAACTTGTTACAAATGAGAAACCAAAATAAACACGACACGCTGATTCCAAATAAACAGAAATGAGCGATTACTCACCGGAGAATAAAGACAAACGTAGAACGTTTGCAAACTGCCGGAACCCTAGTTAAAACACAAACACTTAAATCAAAGAACAACAAACTGACATCCAAGTAACCTGAAAAACATAAATTACACCCGGCTATGACCGATCACCATCGTCAATAACCGTCGACGGACGAATAAGCCACCGGATCACAAAACTTAAAAATACGCTTAATATACTGAATAACGATATAGATCTCAAGCTTTGAGTAAACAATAAACGCTTATAAGCAGCAAATTAACAAATCCCATACCTAGGTGAACGTTGGAGGTGCTCCGGTGAACGGCTAGGAACTCTGATGGTGTTCGTGCGGCGCCACGGAACTCCGGTGGTGTTCGTGCGGCGGCAGGGAACTCCGGTGGTGTTAAGCGGCGGCAGGGAACTCCAGTGGTGGTGTTCGGCAGCGGCAGGGAACTCCAATGGTGTTCGTACGGCGGCAGGGAACTCCGGTGGTGGTGTTCGCCAGCGGCAGGTGTTCGTGCGGTGGTCCAAACCACATCACCTTCACCGTcgcacttctctctctctctctctgaccATCTCTCTCTAGGGTTTGGTGTTGTGTAGAAAACAGGTAGATAGATAAATGAAAAGATGGGAAAACCATGCATCAACATTTGTACCGACCATGTCACAAAGCACAAACAACAAAATAAGCACAAAGTACAACCTTTAATGCACAGAAATGTTAAAAATTAGAGTATTATATAATTTCTTAAAATAAAGCAAAATGAATTGCATTAATAGGCTTTAAGACATGCTTTTTCTTAGCAGCATAGTTTCTAATCACTTATCAAAGGAATAATATGTCAAGCCGAATGGTTGTGAccatagttatcgatagcgaatAGTGACGAGTAACCTATATGCTATGTAGCGATAACGACGAAATAGCGCTCGTTATTTTGTATTTAGCGATAAGGTAATTAAAATTTTAAGAAATAAAAGATAGCTATTTATACTTTTTTTTATGTTTGaattttatactttttatgtttgaattttgaagtttaaggaccaaatgtaaacaagtgatAATTGAGGAGGTTACATGTTAAAATACACAAGCTAGTTTTACACTTTTATGtaaatttttacaagttttaggGAGTATATGTTAACTAGTGAAAAGATAGAAGGTTAaaagttaaaatccaaaaagttTTTACAGAGAACACGCAGccgctcttcttcttcttcttcctggcTTCCGGCAGGTTTCCAACAGAAATTACAGCACCGGAGTGGAATTCGTCATTGGAATCCCACTATAATCGCGCTATGGAGTTGCTAAGTAACATATTGCGAGAGATGGTCGATTCACTACGAAGCGCGCGATAGCGAACGCTATCGATAACTATGGTCGTGACTCGTGACCGTATGTTTCATGTCCGAGCTCAATATCTTACGAACCATCATGAAGTGTAAGCCAAGTGCATGAAATGATTGTTTTCCATAGAAGATTCAAGCAGATTATGTTTATTTCAACTTTTCTTTGTTGTGATACGAGTATCTGAGGTGTCAAATACGCTACTAAAATATCATATCATACACGTGACTATAAGACCATGGCTAATGCAAAGCAATTAGCTTGAATTTGACTCATGTGGATTTACCATTCGAGGGGTGATGCATTGGAAGAGTTTGTATTTGAGTAGAATGTTCTTTGGGGAAGAATAGCACATTTGATGGGATTCTTGACCCTATGtttgttttgtatttattttattattttcttactttaatttattttgatatgtataaataagttgTACACCATAAGATTTAGCGATCTGTATATCATTCATTTCAAATATACTAATTggacaaaataacaaaaaaaaatgtaacgTTTTTTTATTGTAAAACATAAGTTTATTAATGCTacgttaataaaaaaataatacaaagTCTAAGATACATATATATTAATGTTTGTGTTTGTCACACCCCTATCGATGAATTGTAAAAACAATCGAAATAGTCTTTTTTGGTCGGGGGCCGGCCACCAGCTCAATAACCTCTAATACTCTCTAAAATGTAGTCTTTCGCTTTGTTGTTGTTGTCTCGGATTGATTAGCAGACAACAGGAGTGTACTTTCGTGATTGCGAATACCCACTCTTAGGGCAGGAAGCCCGTAACCTTATTTGATTCGTAGCTCGTTAAGGGAAATTGTTTCAACCCGACCGATTCGACCGACTTTTGCTTTTGGATAACAAGAAGGCGAGCTTCTCTGCTTTGATCAAATAAAAAGCCCAGTCAGCTAAGGAAGCCAATTAAAGTAACGTAAGGAGGGGCCACTATCAATTGAATGGTTGAAAGGTAAGGATAGCGTGATTGGCCGATTGGTTAGACCAACGGGGGGACAACCGAAGGTTGGGAATGAATGTCGCTCTATCCGACAAGCATTCATCAAGATCACTTTCAGTGCCTGCCTTCTTCGCCCCGCCGACTAAGCCCGGACTCTTTCGCATCGCGCTAATTCAGTGCCAGCCGTTGGTAGGTATTTTCTTTATCTCAACCAAAAATGCGGGTCCTTCCTTTCTATTCCTCGGTAAGCGGAAGGGAGCTGATTGGAATCCTTGAATTCGACCAGGGCGGAGAACCATTAGGAATTTCATTCCCCTTTCCACGTGtcatcggtgggcccggtgggggttccgtgacgtagttgatatcgtcatagtcaaacaatacaaaatataaatgcacagcggaagcaaatgatagatttatttcaaccgaataaaattgtaatatcaagtatcacaaacagttgaaatagatccacaggcggatcaaaacaaagagagaacttttattcaacagacttcatgtatcctaagcttgcgagacttttattgatgctaaggagtggccagcctattacgcgtagtacctgcacttagcctttttggaaaaatacgtcagtttacactggtaaatacatattaactgacttattttgaaaatgtttaaaaatttatttgaatgcccGCAGCAcgaaactttttataacttggaataattatttgcttataatcttgtaaaagagttacatgtttgttatgcgttcagttgtccgggtcgtgccgggttaaagattaacagacacaccacttagtataattccgccgcgagacttctctcgtaccaaCGATTATACCTTATTGATctgaatgcactacgggtgtacgcctacacccgtgtgctaaggtcgtgaccattctttgaatgatgccaaggatattcgggacatggtcattaaacccccaaaggcgttaaacaaacaaaacaatattttcaaacgggtcattttgacaacacttaaccatcGACCGGtaaaggtcaattacccgaccaagcggtattttatataccgtaccccaaactcgtataagggaaaataagttaaatgtatttacctgagctaaatataaatttaatcccagccgtatcaaatcagcaagtacagatagcttttactgggctcctatatctggaaatgaaggtttttaataacctattagaatcctaacgggtcctttaatttagcctaagcttagaccggttagttttaaatgaagattacggtttaaacgcacgataaggcgaagaccgttttagaattttgttttgacccgacaagcttgcatacttgtttaatatgggtaacttaatcacattctggattttgagacagaaatgatatggtttgactcgtttcggctaaaatgggtaaactagttacataagccgatccgaacgcgtaaagtgcgtaacgagaaaccataagagtcatatacaagttttctaagttaatatgccttaaacatgttgtaatatcagtaagatatcttccattatgccccaaatggttttaaacccaaactatgcctcataagggtattttggtcattttaaagggtgtaaaagagtttaaataataacctgggttacaggtctgattaaatcagtaaatatacttaatttaataagttgtaacagtagggtatcatatatatgtgaaatttattatttataaccatactatgctccgtatgggcattttggtaatttcacataggcctaaaaggtcaaaactgaaattctgagtttaaaatatTTGCCTACTGTtggaatataaaaatttactgaatacatcagtaggtttcaaccccATTTGATTGAAAAGGTTCTAgtacatacttatgcgttaaaaacgcttaaaaggcgatttggagccatttccgagTTTGgcatagaaagctgatatttttaaaattccagaaggctcaaaataatttatctatcataacaaatcaatagaaaaaaggtttgaggtcaaaaggatttataaaactcatcttatagcccaaaagggcaaaaccgacatcAACCGAATTatgcttagaacactaagttatgctcagcctaaaattgagtaaaaatctttaaaaatcccaaaatattattttatatcagtaggtacaaagttttgtataaaaatttgggtttagataggctatatgcaatttacgccatttaattactaaagaagctcctaattacgctaatgagcataactcttaatctatacctccaactgatctcaaattttaggtgcaagcttataaattagtagctaaggtgtctaccctttcatgtttctaaaaatcatattttaaggtcatttgggcataatggtcaacatataagcatttaacggaaacatgcatgtgaataggatatctaatgaaccaagttgtataatcacagagggttatactaacatgtaaataggtccaaaagaagctctaaggcaatcctaaacttggcttaaacgggtcagaactgaaagtcaaagcaggagtcgaactatgcgactttcggttccaaaccgagcctaaactgaaaattgtcgagttgaacatgttggggcatgttcttacattaattaccaagttatattaatgatcaaacaggttgcatatatcctatattgctaattatgcattaatttgaaaatgaacattctgttgactttttaaggtaagctttgactcgacaattaacatagttagagtgggaatccgAAAATatccttttaagggtttattacccccataattacctactcaaaggtATTTTTAATTAGAGATTTTACTGACTAATTATagcttaatctcgaagtcaaaccttaattacgacggtttgacttttagctaattaactaagctaaacttaaTT comes from the Helianthus annuus cultivar XRQ/B chromosome 4, HanXRQr2.0-SUNRISE, whole genome shotgun sequence genome and includes:
- the LOC110938268 gene encoding RING-H2 finger protein ATL65-like, coding for MTTVSPSPSPSPSPSSSVSWIPNSLPKPPVCFSPPLIGMVVIIATAFFTITYSRAISRRFLLLRCRYRQWRRRRRLLRSYVPSSVGNGDIESPYSGEESYDPAYGYGYQQFAQYGLDDAMIKTIPLSVHTRKSSVHECAVCLLEFEDDDYVRTLPVCFHSFHVDCIDIWLRCHANCPLCRSSVFRPESPFISVMSPRIRPNFDDVIIQNAILEPSAEPEPETEHSRQNYNNNTDEITQDVSQSPARDRNPLDDSFNRRNFLLKRSYSFGFERNFGSSRLVMETASPWRYRRSGGSFWCKKPSPSPFSLTKTRVFSFRQSRGMKSPFFRRRSCSFLPLSESYGGGCGSSSSRRRKSFASPNLIRQGMRVNSGIVSSSRLRSGDPEALLSPERYDRR
- the LOC110934256 gene encoding uncharacterized protein LOC110934256 is translated as MLMHGFPIFSFIYLPVFYTTPNPRERWSEREREKCDGEGDVVWTTARTPAAGEHHHRSSLPPYEHHWSSLPLPNTTTGVPCRRLTPPEFPAAARTPPEFRGAARTPSEFLAVHRSTSNVHLGFRQFANVLRLSLFSGDSFYVRLLQSGIKDACWLVFMPRADPRV